From the Chiroxiphia lanceolata isolate bChiLan1 chromosome 6, bChiLan1.pri, whole genome shotgun sequence genome, the window AaggaatgcagaatttatggACCACATGGACATTCTGCAGAAACCAGAAGATAAAGGAGAGGCTAACAAAAACTCAGTATATATGTTGGAAAATCCCTACCGAGGGAAAAAGATACTAAAAATATGGACCTAATTAGCATGAACAGTGAGAAATTAATAACCAGTAGAGGATAGAAGACTAATTAATGAAAGGGAATTGTATAGTTTAGAACCAATGaacattatttctttgtttgttaaAAGTGTATACATAGGTGAAAAAGGGTTGCATCAGTGTCTGTGTGGAGGCTGGGATTCTGTCAGTCACACACACCCCTTAGCACTGTGAATAAAGTAATATCTGGCTTTCTAAGACTAAAAATGCAGTGTTACAGGATTTTATTATCCTTCCCTTGTCCATTAACTGTGCCATGGatctctcccagctcaggaacAAAAAGTATTGATTAACTGCCTTACTAGCCACACGGCATCCATGATTGCCAAGGCCATGACCCAGCCCCCAGAgcttcccttcccccctccgTGGCCCAGGATTCACCTCCAGCCCACACAGCTATCAGTCCctgttccagcagcactgcaggttaTCCATTTCCACCTTCCCCCAGCCTTTCCCAACCCCGCCATGGCCCCAGTGAGCCAAACCCACCATCAGAAAAACACCCCTGCCTGGCTCGCTCCCTAAGCCCTGCCTGGCCATCCCTGCACGTGACTCTGAGCTACAAGATGACTTCCCAGCCTGAACTCATCCTGTCTCATCACCATGAACATGACCCACGATCACCCTGCAGGGGTGGTTGAACCTGCCGAGGGTGTTCAGGCCTGCCCTGCTCCGTGgatggggacagtgggacagACAGACTGTGGTGTCAGCAcgctcagctcccagctcccggGCCTGAGGGAGCTGCCACCCCTCACTGCACCTGGGCACAAGGGTTTGCAGGGCCGTGACAGCCACATCCTGCTGCCATGGCAGTCCTTGCCAGGAAACTACATCCCAACCCACAGCATCAGGCAGCCCAAAAGGCCCTGTTGTTGCTGTAACTACAAGCTACAGGACAGGTGGCAGTGGGGCAGTCCCAAGGGAACTGGGCCAGCAGAAGTCCTCCTGTCAATTTATGGGTTGTGGAGAAGTGTTCCAATTGGTAGCTGGATTTGTTGGTTTCCCACAACTAAAAGTCACAGTGATTAGGCCTTACATCCATTTCTTCAGTTCCTTCTTGAGAAACAAGTACCAGTGAATAGGCCTGTTGGCCCACATGGCCCGAGGTATTGGGGAACATGAGATAAAAGCTGCTCCCACCAGTGATTTGTTTTGATTAACTAGTAGGGTTGTACTAActtccctggcagtgttcaaggcctagttggatggggctctgagcatgGACCCACCTGATGTAGTCGGTGGcccccctgcccagagcagggggtttggaactagatgatctttaaggtcccttccaacccaaaccattctatgactttTATGATTTCTTTGATAACTTGCATCTAGGTGGGATGTATTCATGATCTCACAGTGCAAAAAGGTAATGGTGGCTGGTTCACCAGATACACTCTCCCCATTTACCTTGCCAGCTCTCTAAACAAGTTATCACTCTGCTTATGAAGCAGGTGTGAGGTGCCAGCATCAGCCCTCAGATGAGGATGTTTTACctacagcagctcccagcacttgGAAAGTGCTCAGTTTCCATAACTGGGGTGAATGGTGTCCGGCTAACCCAGTATCCAGAcccctggggtgggagggatgATGGTGCACTGTCTCAGCCCAGTGACATTCAATAACTATAAGTGGTACAGCTCTTGCAGCCTCCACCAAGAGCACGTTTTGTAGTTTTTAATCTAGGCAAAGTAAGGAGAAGAGCAGTCACCGCTAACGGaaattattcttccttttatgAGGAATGGCTTCAGGTGAAGAATTCCACTGAGTGAACATGAGTTCCCTCTTCTTTGTCTCCTCCAAAGCAACAGTAATGAACTgtgctttccctccctctttccctctctccttccctgtgcaAGTGTCAACTCAAGTATGAACAAGATGCCATGTGATAGGACACACCTCTCACATCAGAACAATCTGTAGTGGTTTTTGCAGATTCGCAGGCAGGTTATTCATACGAAGACACAGACTGGAATAAGGtgatgtgtatatgtgtattgTCTGTTCTAGagctacagaaaaacaaaggtCACCAATCTTCCTAGCAGTCAAGGGCTCCAGAAGATGCATGCACAAATAGCAAACCTGCTATCTTGGAGATGGGACTAGAGGGAAATCCAGCTTAGTATACGGTTCAGAGGAGAGAGCATGAAAAAGGTGAGGTTTCTTGGCACTTACCCACCTGATCAAACCACTACAACTGCAATCAATATCAAATTCTCACAATCTTCCATGACTTTCATGGCTTTTTCATCCGTTTTCCCTTCAGATGATCTGAGGAAATAACCCACTTGTATTATCTTCATGTCTGTTGTGCAGATGAAGAAATGGTGCATTTGTATATGTGAAGGGGGTTCTCTTATCTCACAGGGCTGGGAGTCTGAGAGACACAAAATGGTGAACCATAGGtgcctttatttttatagaaataatttaaatctgaGCAAGAAGCACACCTTTGTCGTAACTTCAaaagaagtgaaaggaaaaacGACACATCCTGTTTCTACAAACCCTTTTCCAGTAACTCTAAGGAAAGTCTTTAAAGGTTTAAGGGTTTGGAAAGATACTTACCTTCATTCATAgtcttcctgttttcctctgaggTCAAACAGATTTATGTGTGAAAGGACAACCTGCACTTGATAGAGTGAAGCTATGTGCTGCTTCTTGTTTACACCAGTTCTGCAAAACTAATCCCAGAGCCTCTgccttttcttgtatttttaaactcaaTAAAAACACAAAGACTTGAAGAGAAGACTATATGgaacattttaaatgcttcttcAAAGGGTGATTTGCTACAGTGTTTTCTCATTAAAGTAGAGCATCTgctgaaataagaaagaaattgtgcacaaagcaaatgaaaattctGGAAAATCTAAAGTCAAGAGAGTTAATCTGAGGGTTAACAATGTTCATGGTGCAACCAAGCTCAGATCTGTCTGCTATCTGTTCCCAAGTCAATATCTTCATTCAAGGACTTCCCTCTGCCACCCTACAAATTCTTCTCAGTGGTACCCAAGTTCTGATGGGAACAAGCTCTGACACTTAGAAGTGGACAAGTAAGTCCAAGTGGACAAGAACAATCCAGTTGCATTTCCCTGAAGCTGCCCTTGAACACAGGGCAAGAAGAGGCTTCTGGGATCATCGAGGCTTGCCCTGGAGTCCAGTTCCTGGACTCAGCAGGAGACACAAGAGCATAAATcatgtttttcaaagcaaactCCCCTGTGGACCATTTACAGACTATCCTCACCTGTCCCTAGAGCCTCTTGAGCAGGAGATGGCCACCCGCCAGCTCCTCGCATGCTGACCCACTTTTCCTGAGAAATCAGCAAGGGAGAGTTTCACAGACAAGAGGAAATCCCTAAACAGCATGCAGCCCACAGAGCGGAAAGTTTTTTCTTGGGTTcgttatgttttggtttttttttttacccaacTTCCCAATGAATGTATTTGGCAGCTCACTGTCCCTGTCAGCACAGGATCCCAGAGGAAgccagagctgggagggctctTCCTGCCCAGGGGAAGGCTTCCCAGGAGCGTGAGGGATTTACTAATCGCCACCTTTCACTCCCTCGTCCCTCTCTGTGTCCCACTGAAGGCCATGTGCAGTGGCAAGCTGCAGACAGGTCTGCTGGTGGCTGGCTACTTTGTGTACCTGCTGGTGGGTGCCGCGGTGTTCCAGGCACTGGAGAGGACCGcggagaagcaggagaaaatggCAGCTGCCCAGATGAAGGAGgcttttctgcagagcttcAGGCAGCTCACGGTGGTGGAGatggagcagttcatgaaggTAAGTGGAACCCTGTGGAAGTCCTTTCTCCCTGCTCTTTCCTCATTAGGTGTTGTTTCCTACTCAGCCTTGCTACACAGGTTGACTTTCACTGCTCTCCTGATGTGGTCACTTGGATGCTTTTAGCAAACCCCTCTCCGGTCTGAGCGGGTCACTCTGAAGGTAAATACAGCTTGTGTAGCTGGACAAAACCTTGTGTGGTAGCTATTAACAGTCCCCATCCTgcaatgtcctttttttttggtgggggggggggttcttGCCTCCTGTTGATTCAGCTCTCAGTGTGGCTGTGCTCATACACAATGGGTGGAATGGCAGGAAAAATAAGGCTGTCTGAAATGAATGACTGTGGCTTCCACTTACAACAGTGTCACTGGTAGCACCAAGGAACAATAAGGCAAGGTCTGaatgggggggagggggaaagaagccCAAATTACTACGAGGAGAGTGGCATGGTCAGGGCTTACTTTCTGAAGATGGTGTAGAACTGAAACAGGTAGTCTGGTCAGAGGGAAAGTGTTTCTGatcacagcacagggagctgagaAGTACAGTTGTCTCTCCATCATCACTATTTCCTAGCTCTATCTGCTATAAGATAGAGAAAATGAGGAGTGAAAGCTCTGCGTGGAAGCATTTCCACATGGGAAACAAATGGAGCTCTTAATGGGCTTGTTTGCAAAATAATGAAAGGTGGGGAAGAACTGGTATTTCTAATAACACAACCAGCAATTCAGCCCCCTTTTCACCTACACATGCACTCTCTTCACCTTGATTGGTTTTTATGGGtatgagaggagaaaaaaaaatatgagctTTTCAAGACAAAGAAATCTTCGTGTAAGGGCTATGGAATGATTTTTGTTAGCCC encodes:
- the LOC116788925 gene encoding potassium channel subfamily K member 16-like isoform X2, whose amino-acid sequence is MQPTERKVFSWVRYVLVFFFTQLPNECIWQLTVPVSTGSQRKPELGGLFLPRGRLPRSVRDLLIATFHSLVPLCVPLKAMCSGKLQTGLLVAGYFVYLLVGAAVFQALERTAEKQEKMAAAQMKEAFLQSFRQLTVVEMEQFMKNLTEAIQNGVYPVGNESRFEESNWDFSNSFFFAGTVVSTIGYGTLHPRTVGGQIFCVFFALFGIPLNIVFLHRVGKMLSLLCKKLGKFLYEKGMRKANSLAGITFPTIECWWPFGFFSALPGLLCCLIY